From the Natrarchaeobaculum aegyptiacum genome, one window contains:
- a CDS encoding SDR family oxidoreductase, producing MALEKPDLSGSTAFITGTTRGIGKAIALALAEQGCNVVSTGKTSENDDYGEERDLEGSIEETAREVEARGAEALPIQLNIRDEDQVEAAAEQAIDHFGEVNIVINNASAIQLIPTEQLPPNRFDLMTDVNVRGTYLVCRAFADHLKSIDRDSWVLTNAPPIEVDRSPGSGPYAWSKLGMTFVTLSLAGELSGHDVGCNAFWPVTAIDTRATRHFGLGTEDDWRTPEIVSDTVLEILNRDPAEFTGNALYDEDLLRDAGLEDFAEYNLTEGDPEPLSAMISNPDYSRPDEE from the coding sequence ATGGCACTCGAAAAACCCGATCTGTCCGGGAGTACAGCATTCATCACGGGGACGACGCGAGGAATCGGCAAGGCGATCGCACTCGCCCTCGCCGAGCAGGGCTGTAACGTCGTTTCGACGGGCAAGACAAGTGAGAACGACGATTACGGCGAAGAACGCGATCTCGAGGGGTCGATCGAAGAGACCGCCCGGGAGGTCGAAGCCCGCGGGGCAGAGGCCCTGCCGATCCAGCTCAATATCCGCGACGAAGACCAGGTCGAGGCGGCCGCAGAGCAGGCGATTGACCACTTCGGCGAGGTCAACATCGTGATCAACAACGCGAGTGCGATCCAGCTCATTCCGACCGAACAGCTGCCGCCCAACCGGTTCGACCTGATGACCGACGTCAACGTTCGCGGGACCTACCTCGTCTGCCGGGCGTTCGCCGACCACCTGAAGTCGATCGACCGTGACTCGTGGGTGCTCACGAACGCGCCGCCGATCGAGGTCGACCGGAGTCCCGGCAGTGGCCCCTACGCGTGGTCGAAACTCGGGATGACGTTCGTAACGCTCTCACTGGCCGGCGAACTCTCGGGTCACGACGTAGGCTGTAATGCCTTCTGGCCCGTCACAGCCATCGACACGCGCGCGACGCGCCACTTCGGCCTCGGCACCGAAGACGACTGGCGAACCCCCGAGATCGTCTCCGACACTGTCCTCGAGATCCTCAACCGTGATCCCGCCGAGTTCACTGGCAACGCACTTTACGACGAGGACCTGCTCAGGGACGCCGGCCTCGAGGACTTCGCCGAGTACAACCTGACGGAGGGCGATCCAGAACCGCTCTCGGCGATGATCTCGAATCCCGACTACTCGAGGCCCGACGAAGAGTAA
- a CDS encoding AbrB/MazE/SpoVT family DNA-binding domain-containing protein, with the protein MSKTAEADDRGRIVIPHEIREKHGDRYRVVELDDRIELIPLADDPIEGLRNAFGDAFDDRSIPEIKREAREAARDAALRDSSESGR; encoded by the coding sequence GTGAGTAAAACAGCCGAAGCTGACGACAGGGGCCGAATCGTCATCCCACACGAGATTAGAGAAAAACACGGCGATCGATATCGAGTCGTCGAACTTGACGACCGGATCGAACTAATTCCTCTCGCTGACGACCCGATCGAAGGTCTCCGCAACGCATTTGGTGACGCCTTCGACGATCGGTCGATCCCCGAGATTAAACGAGAAGCTCGCGAAGCCGCCCGAGATGCCGCGCTACGTGACTCGAGTGAGTCGGGGCGATGA
- a CDS encoding type II toxin-antitoxin system VapC family toxin, with the protein MIYADTDFFIALVKDDDWLQERAVSVAREYEGEIYTSRATLLELLVISDRFAFDRLEALSLSLQIASIQEDEDVLFQAADYMEQDGLTAFDAYHLAYADDDPVVSSDNAFDEVTDDRIELEKDDRSQDEGI; encoded by the coding sequence ATGATTTACGCCGATACCGATTTTTTCATCGCGCTCGTCAAGGACGACGACTGGCTCCAGGAGCGAGCGGTATCGGTCGCTCGAGAGTACGAGGGCGAAATATACACCTCTCGTGCGACGTTGCTCGAATTGCTCGTTATATCTGATCGCTTCGCGTTTGACCGTTTGGAAGCGCTCAGTCTTTCCCTTCAGATCGCGTCGATTCAGGAGGACGAGGACGTGCTTTTTCAAGCTGCGGACTACATGGAACAAGACGGTCTCACGGCGTTCGATGCGTATCACCTCGCATACGCCGACGACGATCCAGTTGTGTCGTCCGACAACGCGTTTGACGAGGTCACTGATGATCGAATCGAACTGGAAAAAGACGACAGGTCCCAAGATGAGGGAATCTGA
- a CDS encoding DEAD/DEAH box helicase family protein: protein MTDSSPDAEPIALRFEEGTVRIDGLEGDIAREIADGVSDLEADHRTDGHRVPAHRYAAVRRGLLESAAVTPTNLDDRVCSLESVGDLESTYELRSYQQAALDAWLETDHWAASSASGSQLELEAAPAGVLELPTGSGKTVIALKAIERLAVPTLVVVPTIDLLEQWISELEAEFDCPIGRFGGGEQRLEAITVSTYDSAYLKADSVGDRFGLVVFDEVHHLGGEGYREIARLLAAPARLGLTATFERPDEAHEVIEQLVGPVVHRLAPEDLAGNHLAPYDVKRLEVSLTPEEREEYDRNQEVFANYLAKSNISMQSGSDYQKLVMRSGNDPEARKALLARQRAREITYGSANKLEALESILDDHRDERTIVFTAHNDLAYEVSERFLIPTITHQTGAGERREILERFREATYTRIATSNVLDEGVDVPDASVAVVLSGSGSEREFTQRLGRILRPNDDDSRAILYEVVAAETGEERVSSRRRNGGR from the coding sequence GTGACCGACTCGAGTCCCGACGCCGAGCCGATCGCCCTCCGTTTCGAGGAGGGGACCGTCCGGATCGACGGACTCGAGGGCGACATCGCCCGTGAAATCGCTGATGGCGTCTCCGACCTCGAGGCCGACCACCGCACCGACGGCCACCGCGTCCCGGCCCACCGGTACGCTGCGGTCCGGCGCGGCCTCCTCGAGTCAGCCGCTGTTACGCCGACGAACCTCGACGATCGCGTCTGCTCGCTCGAGTCCGTCGGCGACCTCGAGTCGACCTACGAACTGCGTTCCTACCAGCAAGCGGCCCTCGATGCGTGGCTCGAGACGGACCACTGGGCAGCTTCGAGCGCTTCGGGAAGCCAACTGGAACTCGAGGCCGCGCCCGCGGGCGTCCTCGAGTTGCCTACCGGCAGCGGGAAGACCGTGATCGCGCTGAAGGCGATCGAACGACTCGCCGTGCCCACGCTCGTCGTGGTGCCGACGATCGACCTGCTCGAGCAGTGGATCAGTGAACTCGAGGCTGAATTCGATTGCCCCATCGGCCGGTTCGGCGGCGGCGAACAGCGACTCGAGGCGATCACCGTCTCGACGTACGACTCGGCCTACCTCAAGGCCGATTCCGTCGGCGACCGGTTCGGCCTCGTCGTCTTCGACGAGGTCCACCACCTCGGTGGCGAAGGCTACCGTGAAATCGCCCGCCTGCTCGCCGCACCCGCACGACTCGGCCTGACGGCCACGTTCGAACGCCCCGACGAGGCCCACGAGGTAATCGAGCAACTGGTCGGCCCGGTCGTCCACCGCTTAGCGCCCGAGGACCTCGCCGGCAACCACCTCGCACCCTACGACGTCAAACGACTCGAGGTGTCGCTCACCCCCGAGGAACGCGAGGAGTACGACCGCAACCAGGAGGTCTTCGCGAACTATCTCGCGAAATCGAACATCTCGATGCAGAGCGGAAGCGACTACCAGAAACTCGTCATGCGCTCGGGAAACGACCCCGAGGCACGGAAGGCGCTACTCGCACGCCAGCGCGCCCGCGAAATCACCTACGGCAGTGCGAACAAACTCGAGGCCCTCGAGTCGATCCTCGACGACCACCGCGACGAACGAACGATCGTCTTCACCGCACACAACGACCTCGCCTACGAGGTCAGCGAGCGCTTTCTGATCCCGACGATCACCCACCAGACGGGCGCTGGGGAACGCCGTGAGATCCTCGAGCGCTTCCGCGAGGCGACCTACACCCGGATCGCGACCTCGAACGTGCTCGACGAGGGCGTCGACGTTCCCGACGCCTCGGTCGCGGTCGTCCTCTCGGGTAGCGGGAGCGAACGCGAGTTCACCCAGCGACTGGGGCGGATCCTCCGGCCGAACGACGACGACTCGCGGGCGATCCTCTACGAGGTCGTCGCGGCGGAAACGGGCGAAGAACGCGTCTCGAGTCGGCGACGGAACGGTGGCCGATGA
- a CDS encoding AEC family transporter — MEVLVRLLGLLVVLLAGTGLRVTGILGASRTATLNAVAYYVALPALIFVSTYDQNVGELLSVALVGGLLAVLFTTAGVAWLVHRLQGSSNGRQSVAIVQSYHSNLGYLGLPLVAATFGAQVTAVASVILGIVSLVQVPMTVVILSTFNSADAALADELRGLARNPVLVSLVAGLAVGSSGLLVPGSVAFGLDIVGSLALPLALLCVGASLRADVPSIDFGAVGSVVALKIVCMPVLAWGIFSALAVDAATFAAAVVMLGTPTAVSTYVFSAKLGGDQEFASLNVFATTLVSIATLFVLITLVT; from the coding sequence ATGGAGGTCCTCGTCAGGTTACTCGGCTTGCTCGTCGTGCTCCTCGCGGGGACTGGGCTGCGCGTGACGGGGATCCTCGGCGCGAGCCGAACCGCGACGCTGAACGCCGTCGCCTACTACGTCGCGCTCCCGGCGCTCATCTTCGTCTCCACGTACGACCAGAACGTCGGCGAGTTGCTCTCGGTCGCGCTGGTCGGCGGCCTCCTCGCCGTCCTGTTTACGACCGCAGGGGTCGCCTGGCTCGTCCACCGATTACAGGGATCGAGTAACGGCCGCCAGAGCGTCGCGATCGTCCAGTCGTACCACTCGAACCTCGGCTATCTGGGGCTCCCGCTGGTGGCGGCCACCTTCGGCGCGCAGGTGACAGCCGTTGCCAGCGTGATCCTCGGAATCGTCTCGCTGGTCCAGGTGCCGATGACGGTCGTTATCCTCTCGACGTTCAACAGCGCCGACGCGGCGCTGGCAGACGAACTCCGGGGGCTGGCGCGCAACCCAGTCCTCGTCTCGCTGGTCGCCGGCCTCGCGGTCGGCTCGAGCGGGCTCCTCGTCCCCGGCTCCGTCGCGTTCGGGCTGGATATCGTCGGCTCGCTCGCGCTCCCCCTCGCACTGCTCTGTGTCGGCGCATCCTTGCGGGCAGACGTGCCGTCGATCGACTTCGGCGCGGTGGGGTCGGTCGTCGCGCTGAAGATCGTCTGCATGCCGGTCCTCGCGTGGGGGATCTTCTCCGCGCTGGCGGTCGACGCGGCGACGTTCGCGGCTGCAGTCGTCATGCTCGGCACCCCCACCGCGGTCTCGACGTACGTCTTCTCGGCCAAACTGGGCGGCGATCAGGAGTTCGCCTCGCTGAACGTCTTCGCGACGACGCTGGTCTCGATCGCGACGCTGTTCGTGTTGATCACGCTGGTGACCTGA
- a CDS encoding sensory rhodopsin transducer, with translation MTNADDEADAAEANGHPIGETRWVLPGGHVPVDSTGPEPELVSHETLCVLNAGSEAATLEMTLQYANGREAGPYPLTVAPERVRHVRINDLIDPYAPPLGRDYGVVLESNVPVVVQWRRQDTRQAANATLSTVVYGE, from the coding sequence ATGACGAACGCAGACGACGAGGCCGACGCCGCAGAAGCGAACGGGCACCCGATCGGCGAGACGCGCTGGGTCCTCCCCGGCGGCCACGTCCCCGTCGACAGCACCGGTCCCGAACCCGAGCTGGTCAGTCACGAAACCCTTTGCGTGCTGAACGCCGGTTCCGAGGCGGCCACCCTCGAGATGACGCTCCAGTACGCGAACGGCCGCGAGGCGGGCCCGTATCCGCTCACGGTCGCCCCGGAACGGGTTCGCCACGTGCGGATCAACGACCTGATCGACCCGTACGCGCCGCCGCTCGGTCGGGACTACGGGGTCGTCCTCGAGTCGAACGTGCCGGTGGTGGTCCAGTGGCGTCGACAGGATACCCGGCAGGCCGCGAACGCGACGCTGTCGACGGTGGTCTACGGCGAGTAG
- a CDS encoding D-arabinono-1,4-lactone oxidase — protein MGEDQDSAPASIDEADVGEWTNWSGSISFEPDEVLEPEDESELQAIVRRCAEEGRTVRVAGAGHSWTPVVETEDVVVSLTKMTGVVDHDPDAGRATLRAGTTLEEAGTELHDRNLAVPNLGDVSMQTVAGAFGTGTHGTGPEFENLSGALVGGRLVTGTGEIREFRAEEDPDLLRALRVSLGALGILTEIELDLQTTYKVQRREYCTNWEACRDHLPELIEENRNFDFYWYPRSNEVKLRLLNAPGGGTDHADLSYATQVEDQTGWWQETIPEHDDIGREFDEMEYALPAEDGLECFERVRDRVRENWRADVGWRLLVRTVAADDAMLSTEYDRDVMTISLIQNAELDHWPYFHDLEGLFHEYDGRPHWGKKHTLRAAELREQYPEWDRFQEIRRELDPEGTFLSAYLEELLVGEGGADGGDGAGDREEVHNP, from the coding sequence GTGGGTGAAGACCAGGACTCAGCGCCAGCGTCGATCGACGAGGCAGACGTTGGGGAGTGGACCAACTGGTCTGGTAGCATCTCGTTCGAGCCCGACGAAGTGCTCGAGCCCGAAGACGAGTCGGAGCTGCAGGCGATCGTCCGACGATGTGCCGAAGAGGGCCGCACCGTCCGCGTCGCCGGCGCAGGCCACTCCTGGACGCCCGTCGTCGAGACCGAGGACGTGGTCGTCTCGCTCACGAAGATGACGGGCGTGGTCGACCACGACCCAGACGCCGGTCGGGCGACCCTCCGGGCCGGGACGACGCTCGAGGAGGCCGGGACGGAACTGCACGACCGGAACCTCGCCGTTCCGAACCTCGGCGACGTCTCGATGCAGACCGTCGCGGGCGCGTTCGGGACCGGGACCCACGGCACCGGTCCCGAGTTCGAGAACCTCTCGGGTGCGCTCGTCGGCGGGCGGCTGGTCACCGGCACCGGTGAGATCCGCGAATTTCGTGCCGAGGAGGATCCGGACCTCCTCCGGGCGCTCCGGGTCTCACTCGGCGCGCTCGGCATCCTCACCGAGATCGAACTCGACCTGCAGACCACCTACAAGGTCCAGCGCCGGGAGTACTGTACGAACTGGGAGGCGTGTCGAGACCACCTTCCCGAGCTGATCGAGGAGAACCGTAACTTCGATTTCTACTGGTACCCGCGGTCGAACGAGGTCAAACTCCGCCTGCTGAACGCCCCTGGCGGCGGGACCGACCACGCGGACCTCTCCTACGCGACGCAGGTCGAAGACCAGACGGGCTGGTGGCAAGAGACCATCCCCGAACACGACGACATCGGCCGCGAGTTCGACGAGATGGAGTACGCCCTCCCAGCCGAGGACGGCCTCGAGTGCTTCGAACGCGTTCGCGACCGCGTCCGCGAGAACTGGCGGGCCGACGTGGGCTGGCGACTGCTCGTCCGGACCGTCGCCGCAGACGACGCCATGCTCTCGACGGAGTACGACCGCGACGTGATGACCATCTCGCTGATCCAGAACGCCGAACTCGACCACTGGCCGTACTTTCACGACCTCGAGGGGCTGTTCCACGAGTACGACGGCCGACCCCACTGGGGGAAGAAACACACTCTCCGGGCCGCGGAACTCCGTGAACAGTACCCAGAGTGGGACCGGTTCCAGGAGATTCGCCGGGAACTCGACCCCGAGGGAACGTTTCTCTCGGCGTATCTCGAGGAGTTGCTGGTCGGCGAGGGAGGTGCAGACGGCGGTGACGGAGCGGGAGACCGTGAGGAGGTGCACAATCCATGA
- a CDS encoding sensory rhodopsin transducer, which yields MTGKHTWAIPEGYIPEESTGPEPEMESHESVCVLNATGEDATLEITIYFTDREPVGPYEKTVPANRTRHFRYNEFEEPEEVPTGEDFASVIESDVPVVCQHTRLDSRQAENALLSTMAYPGE from the coding sequence ATGACCGGCAAACACACGTGGGCCATCCCGGAAGGGTACATCCCCGAGGAGAGCACCGGGCCCGAACCCGAGATGGAGAGCCACGAGAGCGTCTGCGTGCTGAACGCGACCGGGGAGGATGCAACCCTCGAGATCACGATCTACTTCACCGATCGGGAGCCGGTCGGCCCCTACGAGAAGACCGTTCCCGCGAACCGAACCAGACACTTCCGGTACAACGAGTTCGAAGAGCCCGAAGAAGTACCGACGGGCGAAGACTTCGCGAGTGTGATCGAGTCGGACGTTCCGGTCGTCTGCCAGCACACCCGTCTCGACTCGAGACAGGCCGAGAACGCCCTGCTCTCGACGATGGCCTACCCGGGTGAGTGA
- a CDS encoding DUF790 family protein has translation MLPKDLRRVSRAGGGYHPQFADREHRPLAARVIGTYQGHVGEPRATLEAALTDLERDHEDFKLVRGLAALVERDASFETEAAIEPERARRAVFEAAEAVGVVTEDERAMAYIRAGEAVGVSPDTLQRALYADLEERQVLDRVEPRWGPEGLIAQYNLSLAQSALFDATEVRVRSSDPKALVSAVKRLRLMYEIRRPSAASSGPESGSAPEADFEHDRDAASDREVIVTGPTHLFRASRRYGTRFARLLRTVTAAEAWHLEATIDDRGTERTLELSHEDPIRIPDAEPITDVSYDSNVEADFAGRFSALDLEWDLVREPEPLATGTRVMIPDFAFDYRHSDFRVYFEIMGFWTPEYVEKKLSQLQDLEDVELVVAVDESLGVGEEIAARDHRAITYTGSVRLKDVASVLREYERQLVADQAAALPEELRPGEDAITLETLADRHGVGVDALDDVAFPEHERVGRALVRPSTLEDLDREIEPGLSLSEVETVLEAHGLEDASAVLAELGYRVEWEGLVGGTVVER, from the coding sequence ATGCTACCGAAGGACCTGCGTCGGGTCTCGCGGGCCGGCGGGGGCTATCACCCCCAGTTCGCCGACCGCGAGCACCGCCCGCTCGCCGCTCGGGTCATCGGCACCTACCAGGGCCACGTCGGCGAGCCGCGGGCGACACTCGAGGCCGCACTGACCGACCTCGAGCGCGACCACGAGGACTTCAAGCTGGTCCGTGGGCTGGCCGCGCTGGTCGAGCGCGACGCGTCCTTCGAGACCGAGGCGGCGATCGAGCCCGAACGCGCCCGCCGTGCCGTGTTCGAAGCCGCCGAGGCCGTCGGCGTCGTCACCGAGGACGAACGCGCGATGGCCTACATCCGCGCCGGCGAGGCGGTGGGCGTCTCGCCGGATACCTTGCAGCGAGCGCTCTACGCTGATCTAGAGGAGCGTCAGGTGCTCGACCGTGTCGAGCCACGGTGGGGCCCCGAGGGATTGATCGCTCAGTACAACCTCTCGCTCGCCCAGAGCGCACTGTTCGACGCGACGGAGGTCCGGGTGCGCTCGAGTGATCCGAAGGCGCTGGTCTCGGCGGTCAAGCGACTCCGGTTGATGTACGAGATTCGGCGTCCGTCGGCCGCTTCCTCCGGTCCCGAGTCCGGTTCTGCACCCGAAGCCGACTTCGAACACGACCGAGACGCAGCCAGCGACCGCGAGGTGATCGTCACCGGCCCGACCCACCTCTTCCGTGCGAGCCGACGCTACGGCACCCGGTTCGCCCGCCTGCTCCGGACCGTCACTGCGGCCGAGGCGTGGCACCTCGAGGCGACCATCGACGACCGGGGGACCGAGCGGACGCTCGAACTCTCCCACGAAGATCCGATTCGAATCCCCGACGCCGAACCGATCACGGACGTCAGCTACGACAGCAACGTCGAGGCCGACTTCGCGGGCCGATTTTCAGCGCTCGACCTCGAGTGGGACCTCGTGCGCGAGCCCGAGCCGCTTGCGACCGGAACCCGGGTGATGATCCCGGACTTCGCGTTCGATTACAGGCACAGTGACTTCCGCGTCTACTTCGAGATCATGGGCTTCTGGACGCCCGAGTACGTCGAGAAGAAGTTATCACAATTACAGGACCTCGAGGACGTCGAACTCGTCGTTGCCGTCGACGAGTCGCTGGGCGTCGGCGAGGAAATCGCCGCGCGCGACCACCGCGCGATCACCTATACCGGGTCGGTTCGGCTCAAGGACGTCGCGAGCGTGCTCCGGGAGTACGAACGCCAGCTCGTCGCCGACCAGGCCGCGGCGCTGCCAGAAGAACTGCGCCCCGGCGAGGACGCGATCACGCTCGAGACCCTCGCCGACCGCCACGGCGTCGGCGTGGACGCCCTCGACGACGTCGCTTTTCCGGAGCACGAGCGCGTCGGGCGGGCGCTCGTGCGGCCGTCAACGCTCGAGGACCTCGACCGGGAGATCGAGCCCGGACTCAGCCTCTCCGAGGTCGAGACAGTACTCGAGGCGCACGGACTCGAGGACGCCAGCGCGGTGCTCGCAGAACTGGGCTATCGGGTCGAGTGGGAGGGGTTAGTCGGCGGAACCGTGGTCGAGCGGTGA
- a CDS encoding MATE family efflux transporter: protein MAEQVLRTLMRTTDLVVAGFFSPAAVAAVGLADIYGRLPLWFGLGVGDGAIALSSQDTGSGQVANRNEAVTQALGLGILAGLPFVLFGLVGSYWAIGILGAEAETVRLGGLYLAIIMVTAPAFHVTMIAARSIQGTGDTRTPMYVNAGANAINIVLTVTLAFGLGPFPELSIVGIALATAVGDTLAALTFLLIIHSSVSDLSFVRPTKLVVARQLLVISAPRIAEGITELIAEFPFNAILLTFGTEVNAAYHIGRRVYQQLSSPLSRGYGTAANIICGQSLGRGDPEEAYFNGLAAAGIAVLTVGALGAGIFATAEWVVLVFTRDPATIAYATDFARAYAIATVLIALYVVLAGSLRGGSETRPPFYAKVTGAVFFLLGITYVFGVQLEYGVVAAYVAIVADWLWRNLFVGAVYLRKGWLERGTAMMHERGSLTGDDD, encoded by the coding sequence ATGGCCGAGCAGGTCCTGCGGACGCTGATGCGGACCACCGACCTCGTCGTCGCCGGGTTCTTCTCACCGGCGGCCGTCGCGGCGGTCGGCCTCGCGGACATCTACGGCCGGCTCCCGCTGTGGTTCGGGCTGGGCGTCGGCGACGGCGCGATCGCCCTTTCGAGTCAGGACACGGGGAGCGGGCAGGTCGCGAACCGGAACGAGGCCGTCACGCAGGCGCTCGGGCTCGGGATTCTGGCCGGGCTCCCGTTCGTCCTGTTCGGACTCGTCGGGAGCTACTGGGCGATCGGCATCCTCGGTGCGGAGGCCGAGACCGTCAGACTCGGCGGGCTCTACCTCGCGATCATCATGGTCACCGCGCCGGCGTTCCACGTGACGATGATCGCCGCCCGGTCGATTCAGGGGACCGGCGATACCCGCACCCCGATGTACGTCAACGCGGGAGCGAACGCGATCAACATCGTCCTCACCGTGACGCTGGCGTTCGGACTCGGCCCGTTCCCGGAACTGTCGATCGTCGGCATCGCACTCGCGACGGCGGTCGGCGATACGCTTGCAGCGCTGACGTTCCTCCTGATCATCCACAGCTCGGTTAGCGACCTCTCGTTCGTTCGCCCCACCAAACTCGTCGTCGCCAGGCAACTGCTGGTCATCAGTGCCCCCAGAATCGCCGAGGGGATCACCGAACTGATCGCCGAGTTCCCGTTCAACGCCATCCTGCTCACATTCGGCACCGAGGTCAACGCGGCCTACCACATCGGTCGCCGGGTCTACCAGCAACTGTCCTCGCCGCTCTCGAGAGGGTACGGCACCGCCGCCAACATCATCTGCGGGCAGTCACTCGGCCGCGGCGACCCCGAGGAGGCGTACTTCAACGGGCTCGCGGCGGCAGGGATCGCGGTCCTCACCGTCGGCGCGCTCGGGGCCGGCATCTTCGCCACCGCCGAGTGGGTCGTCCTCGTGTTCACGCGCGACCCGGCCACGATCGCCTACGCGACCGACTTCGCCCGCGCCTACGCCATCGCGACCGTCCTCATCGCGCTGTACGTCGTCCTCGCGGGCTCGCTCCGCGGCGGCAGCGAGACCCGCCCACCGTTTTACGCCAAAGTCACCGGTGCCGTGTTCTTCCTGCTCGGGATCACCTACGTCTTCGGCGTCCAGCTCGAGTACGGGGTCGTCGCTGCCTACGTCGCCATCGTCGCCGACTGGCTCTGGCGAAACCTGTTCGTCGGCGCAGTCTACCTCCGGAAGGGCTGGCTCGAGCGCGGGACGGCGATGATGCACGAGCGGGGGAGTCTGACGGGCGACGATGACTGA
- a CDS encoding alpha/beta fold hydrolase, whose protein sequence is MSLTTTSARGHLAGTYPYVRVGDGPKTLLVIPGIGDAMFDGEYGRAGELLARRQFERFADDYTVFLVSRPRGLDEDDSIESMAEDYARVLESWVGPASVLGLSMGGLIAQELARKRPSMVDKLVVGVSGCRVAADSQPLLRRLHGLALGEEWVEIRSELLEAMHTGVRRKLFPLASRTVGRLRPPTPAEPRDVVVSFEAVREYDGTDRLGGIEPRTLVIGADEDPFFPESILRETHAGLPDSQLALFTGARHGVFLERKDGFDTSVKRFLERETARVRQQPGPR, encoded by the coding sequence ATGTCTCTGACGACGACGTCTGCTCGCGGGCACCTCGCGGGAACCTACCCCTACGTTCGGGTCGGCGACGGACCGAAGACGCTGCTCGTGATCCCCGGAATCGGTGACGCGATGTTCGACGGCGAGTACGGCCGCGCAGGCGAACTCCTCGCGCGCCGCCAGTTCGAACGGTTCGCAGACGACTACACCGTCTTCCTCGTGAGCCGACCCCGTGGCCTCGACGAGGACGACTCCATCGAATCGATGGCCGAGGACTACGCGCGCGTTCTCGAGTCGTGGGTGGGCCCCGCGTCCGTCCTCGGGCTCTCGATGGGTGGACTGATCGCACAGGAACTGGCCCGCAAACGCCCCTCCATGGTCGACAAACTCGTCGTCGGCGTCTCGGGGTGTCGCGTGGCCGCGGATAGCCAGCCGCTGCTCCGTCGCCTGCACGGACTCGCGCTCGGCGAAGAGTGGGTCGAAATCCGGTCGGAACTGCTCGAGGCGATGCACACCGGGGTGCGGCGGAAACTCTTCCCGCTCGCCTCCCGGACGGTTGGTCGGCTCCGGCCGCCGACCCCGGCAGAGCCCCGGGACGTCGTCGTCTCGTTCGAGGCCGTCCGCGAGTACGACGGGACGGACCGCCTCGGTGGCATCGAACCCCGAACGCTCGTCATCGGGGCCGACGAGGACCCCTTCTTCCCCGAGTCGATCCTTCGGGAGACCCACGCCGGGCTCCCCGACTCGCAACTCGCACTCTTTACCGGCGCTCGTCACGGCGTCTTCCTCGAGCGCAAAGACGGGTTCGACACCTCTGTCAAACGGTTCCTCGAGCGCGAAACGGCGCGCGTGAGACAGCAGCCAGGGCCGAGGTGA
- a CDS encoding DUF7122 family protein, with protein sequence MAGDGEAGDEQNIGQRFDRLPETPADRTVEGRVSREEVVDYFADRFGIPPETFDDYTFWEKGAGKIWIYAGEAPTPLEVESLGMTCLRTRQEHWKPTTDFVQRVGHHATGCVIDLEREQAERFADGEDQELEWDGDWGYLIAAHSLAGERAPLGIGLYVHGELRSMVPKGRQRDL encoded by the coding sequence ATGGCTGGAGACGGGGAGGCTGGTGACGAGCAAAACATCGGCCAGCGGTTCGATCGGCTGCCCGAGACGCCCGCCGACCGTACGGTCGAGGGTCGCGTCAGCCGCGAGGAGGTCGTCGACTACTTCGCGGATCGGTTCGGTATCCCGCCCGAGACCTTCGACGACTACACGTTCTGGGAGAAAGGCGCCGGCAAGATCTGGATCTACGCAGGTGAGGCTCCCACCCCGCTCGAGGTCGAGTCGCTGGGGATGACCTGCCTGCGGACCCGGCAGGAACACTGGAAGCCCACGACGGACTTCGTCCAGCGCGTTGGCCACCACGCGACCGGGTGCGTGATCGACCTCGAGCGCGAGCAGGCCGAACGGTTCGCCGACGGCGAGGATCAAGAACTCGAGTGGGACGGCGACTGGGGCTACCTGATCGCCGCTCACTCCCTCGCTGGCGAACGCGCCCCGCTCGGGATCGGGTTGTACGTCCACGGCGAACTGCGGTCGATGGTTCCGAAGGGCCGCCAGCGGGACCTGTAA